One genomic segment of Capricornis sumatraensis isolate serow.1 chromosome X, serow.2, whole genome shotgun sequence includes these proteins:
- the LOC138071557 gene encoding small ribosomal subunit protein eS4, X isoform-like: MAQGPKKHLKHVAAPKHWMLDKLTGVFAPLPSTGPRKLRECLPLITFLRNRLKYALTGDEVKKICMQRFIKINVKVRTDITYPAGFMDVISIDKTGENFRLICDTKGRFAVHHITPEEAKYKLCKVRKIFVGTKGFPHLVTHDARTIHYPDPLIKVNDTIQIDLETGKITDFIKFDTGNLCMVTGGANLGRIGVITNRERHPGSFDLVHVKDANGNSFATRLSNIFVIGKGNKPWIPLPHGKGIRLTIAEEKDKRLAAKQSSG; encoded by the coding sequence ATGGCTCAGGGTCCCAAGAAGCACCTGAAACACGTAGCAGCTCCAAAACATTGGATGCTGGATAAACTGACTGGTGTGTTTGCCCCTCTTCCATCTACCGGTCCCCGCAAGCTAAGGGAATGTCTCCCACTAATCACTTTCCTAAGGAATAGACTTAAGTATGCCCTAACTGGAGATGAAGTAAAGAAGATTTGCATGCAGCGTTTCATTAAGATCAATGTCAAAGTCCGCACAGATATAACCTACCCTGCTGGTTTTATGGATGTCATCAGCATTGATAAGACTGGAGAGAATTTTCGTTTGATCTGTGACACCAAGGGTCGCTTTGCTGTTCATCATATTACACCTGAGGAGGCCAAGTATAAATTGTGCAAAGTAAGAAAGATATTTGTGGGGACAAAAGGATTCCCTCATCTGGTAACCCATGATGCTCGTACCATCCATTACCCTGATCCCCTCATCAAGGTGAATGACACCATTCAGATTGACTTGGAGACTGGCAAGATTACTGATTTCATCAAATTTGACACTGGTAACCTGTGCATGGTGACTGGAGGTGCTAACCTGGGAAGAATTGGTGTGATTACAAACCGGGAGAGACATCCAGGTTCTTTTGATTTAGTTCATGTGAAAGATGCAAACGGCAACAGCTTTGCCACACGGCTCTCTAACATTTTCGTTATTGGCAAAGGCAACAAACCGTGGATCCCTCTTCCCCATGGAAAGGGTATTCGCCTTACCATTGCTGAGGAGAAAGATAAGAGATTGGCAGCCAAACAGAGCAGTGGATAA